The following is a genomic window from Halanaerobiales bacterium.
ATTATGAGCTTCATCAATAATCAAATTTTTATAAGGAGGTAAAACACCACTCTCATCATTTAAATCATATTTCAATCTGGCATCTGCTAATAAAAGGTGATGATTAACTACTAAAAGATCAGCTGAATAAACTTCTTTTCTGGCCTGCATAAAAAAACATTCAGAAAAAAATGGACAATTTGTCCCTAAACAAAGATCTCCTTCTGAAGAAATTTCACTCCATATTTCTCTATCAATCACAAAGTTTGCTTCAGATCTACTCCCACTTTCAGTATCTTCAACCCAATTTATAATTCTACTTAACTCCATCTGTTTTTCCTTGTCATCTTTTAATAAATCTTTGGACTTATCTTTAAATCTTTTTAGTTTTCTTAAACATATATAATTAGAACGACCTTTAACTAAAACACTTTTAAATGAAAAAGGTAATATTTTTTTTAAAGTAATTAGATCCTTATTTATTAATTGTTCCTGTAAATTAATAGTATTAGTAGAAATAACAATTTTTTCATTATTGTAATTAGCCCAAAATAAAGCTGGTATTAAATAGGCAAAAGATTTTCCAGTACCTGTTCCAGCTTCAATAAATGATTGACCATAATTATTAAATATTTCTATTACTTTTTCCACAACTTTAATTTGTTCATCTCTATATTCATAGTCATTTAAAACAGATGCTAATTCTCCGTTTTCAGAAAAAATATCAATTATTTTCTCTTTAGAAAGTTTTTTTTCTTTTTCAGGTATTTTGGGTTCAACTACAACATATATTTCCTTTACTTCATTATCTATTATAGCAAAACCTATGCCATTTTGACCAAGACGTGAAGCTATTCTAATATCTGCAGCAGAAGGTCTAAGGTCGCCTGATGGATGGTTATGTATTAATACTTGACCCGGCCTGACCTCATTTGTTAAAGCAGGAGTCATATTTTTGTTTCCTCTTGCTTTTAATTCATAGCTAGTAATTTTATTACTTTCACTATCAATATCTCCGATAATAAATATTTCATTTTCTTCTGCTTCTTCTATATCATTTTTTATTAATTTTTTTACTTCACTATTTATAAAATCATTAATATTCACAATATCCTCCTATTAATTCTTAAGATCCCATAATATCTCTACATCTTTATCTTTTCCCTCAAATTGAGGAGTTTCAAGAATAAAAGGAATATCTTTTAGTAAATTATGATTGATTATCAATTCAAATCCATCTTTCCCAATTTTGCCTTCACCAATATGAGCATGTTCATCTTTTTTTGATGAACATTCATGTTTAGAATCATTTATATGAATTATTTTCAGTTTATTTAACCCAATTTTTTTATCAAAATCATCTAAGGCTTTATTTAAATATTTCTTGTTTTTTATATTATATCCTGCTGCAAAAGCATGACATGTATCAAAACAAACTCCTATTTTATCATTATTATTCACACCAGTAATTATATCATAAAGTTCCTCGAATTTCGACCCAATAGCAGTTCCAGCACCAGCAACATTTTCTAATAAGATCATCGGACCATTATCATTGGTTTCCTCTAATAATTTGTTTAATCCTTCATATAATTTTTTTATTCCATTTTTTATTCCACTACCTGTATGATTTCCAGGATGTAAAACAAGATATTGAGCACCAATTTTACTTGCACGAATATATTCTTTTATTAAAACATTCAACGATTTTTCCCATAATTTTTTTTTAGGACTAGCCAAATTTATCAAATAAGAACTATGAACTACTAATGGGTTCATACCCATATTTTTAATATTATCTTTAGTTTTATTTATCTCTTCTTCGCTTATTTTTCTGAGTTTCCAGCCTCTTGGATTTTTTACAAATATCTGTAGAGTATTACAATTTATCTCTTTAGCTCTAATTACTGCTTTATCAAGACCTCCAGAAATTGATACATGCTTACCAATTCTCATCAAATCACCTCATTAGATAAACTATTTAATAACAAAAAAACATAAACTAGTATGACCTAGTTTATGTTTTTTAAATAAAATTCAGTTTTAAAATTAATCTTAATTATCTTCATCTTCTAAAGCTTCTTTTCTTGAAAGATTAATTCTATCCTGATTATCAATTTCTATTACTTTTACAGGGACTGTATCTCCAACTTTAAGAATATCTTCAACTTTTTTCACATGATAATCTGCAAGTTCAGAAATATGAACAAGTCCTTCTTTACCAGGTAATATCTCAACAAAAGCTCCAAAATTAACAACTCTTTTTACTTTTCCTTCATAAATTTCTCCAACTTCAACATCCTTAGTTAATTCTTCTATCATTTCTCTTGCTTTTTCACCATTTTCCTGATCATCAGCAAGAATATTGATTGAGCCATCATCTTCAATATCAATTTTGGCATCAGTTTCATCAATAATTTTATTGATAGTTTTACCACCTGGTCCAATTACAGATCCAATTTTATCAGGATCTATTTTCATAGAAATCATAGATGGAGCATATTCAGATAATTCCTGGCGAGGCTCAGCTAAAACTTCATTCATCTTACTTAAGATATGAAGTCTTCCTTCTTTTGCTTGAGCTAATGCCTTTTTCATAATATCAACTGAAATTCCTTTGATCTTTATATCCATCTGTAATGCTGTAATACCATCTTTAGTTCCAGCAACTTTGAAATCCATATCTCCATAATGATCTTCAAGTCCCTGAATATCAGATAAAATTCTAATTTCATCATTTTCTTTCAATAGTCCCATGGCTATTCCAGCTACAGATTTCTTGAGAGGAACACCTGCATCCATTAATGCTAAGGAACTTCCACAAATACTTGCCTGAGATGTAGAACCATTAGATTCAAGAACTTCAGAAACGACTCTAAGAGTATAAGGAAAATCTTTTTCTGATGGTAACATAGGTCTCAGAGCTTTTTCTCCAAGAGTACCATGCCCTATCTCTCTTCTACCAGGTGAACGAAGTGGATTGGTTTCACCTACACTATATGGTGGGAAATTATAATGATGCATATAACGTTTTGTTTCTTCTTCCCCAAGACCAAATAATACCTGTTCATCACTGGAAGCACCGAGAGTGGCAACACTCATTGCCTGAGTTTGACCTCGTGTAAATACCCCAGTTCCATGTGCTCTAGGTAGTATACCAACCTCACACCAGATAGGTCTTATCTCATCTGTTTTTCTCCCATCAGGTCGAATATTTTCATTAACTATCAAAGATCTAATTGAATTTTTTAGTATTTTTTCCAAAGATCTTGAAACATGAGATAGGATGTTTTCTAACTCATTATTATCTTTATATTTTTCCTCAAAATATTCTTTAGTTTCTTCTTTTACAGAATCAACATTATTTTCACGTGTTTTCTTGTCTTTGGTTCTAACTGCTTTATCCATTTTATCTTTTGCATAATTTTTTACTTCAGTGTAAATTGACTGATCTAGTTCTTCTTTTTGAAAATTATATTTTTCTTTGCCGGCTTCTTCACGCATTTGTTTTTGTAGCTTAACTAATTTTTTTATTTCTTTATGAGCCAATTCAATAGCTTCTACCATTTTTTCTTCACTAACTTCATTTGCTCCAGCTTCTACCATAAGAACTGCATCATCTGTACCAGCGATTGTTAATTCTAGATCACTATTTTCCTGTTCTTCTTCTTTAGGATTGATCACTAATTCTCCATCAACCAAACCTACTTTTACTCCAGCAATAGGACCAGCAAAAGGTATATCAGATAAAGTAAGGGCAGCAGATGCACCATTCATTGCTAAAATATCAGGTTCACAATCATCATCTACTGATAAAACAGTAGCAATAACCTGAATATCATGTCTAAAACCTTCTGGAAAAAGTGGTCTAAGTGGTCTATCAATCAAACGTGCATTTAAAGTTGCACTGTCCCTGGGACGCCCCTCTCTCCTGGTAATACTTCCTGGTATTTTTCCAATTGCATATACTCTTTCTTCATAATTAACCATTAGTGGCAGATAATCAATGCCTTCTCTTGGTTTTGACATGGTTGCTGTAACTAAAACTACAGAATCACCATATCTAACCATAACTGATCCATTAGCCTGTTTTGCTAATTTACCAGTCTCAAAGGTAAATTCTCGTCCTGCGAGATCATAATTCCAATTTTTAACCATATAAATCCTCCTTATTATAATTTTACACTAAATACATTTATAGAGCGGGAATAACCCGCCCTACTAATTTTTTATCCACGTATATCTAATTTCTTTATTAAATTACGATATCTTTCAACATCATTGTTTTTAAGATATCTTAATAATTTCTTTCTTTTACCAACCATTTTTAAAAGCCCTCTTCTTGAGTGATGATCATTTTGATGTTCTTTAAGATGATCTGTCAATTCTGAAATACGGGCAGTTAATAGAGCAATTTGCACCTCAGAAGAACCTGTATCTCCTTCTTCTCTCTGGTACTCTTCTATAATTTCTTGTTTTTCTTCTTTACTTAACATAAAACTTCACCTCCCTGTATTTTTATTCACCATAAGCCACGAAACCGCTGGAGAAACGAAATCCTAGCATATGGCAGCATAGTAACACTTCTTATAGTTTAACATAAAATATTTCTTGTGTAAAGAATATCTGTTTTGATTTGAGAAATCAAATCATCTTTATTAGAAAATCCTTTTTCTTCTCTTATAAATTCATATAATTCAACTTCTAGAATTTCATCATATAAATCTTTATCAAGATCTAAAATATGGACTTCTATTGTATAATCATTATTTGTAAAGGTAGGTTTCTCTCCAAAATTAACTACGGCTTTATAAGTTTCATTTTTATGATGAGCAACTGCCGCATAAACTCCCTTTGGAGGTAAAACATAATCAGTAGTTAAACTTAAATTAGCAGTTGGTATACCTAGTTTTCTTCCTCTTCCTTCACCTGTTACAACCTTACCTTCTAATTTATAATTTCTTCCTAAATATTTAGTAACTTCATTTACTTTTCCTTCTTTTATTAATTTTCTAATATAGGTACTGGATATTTTGCTTGCTTCTTTTTTTATAACTGGTATAATAGTTGTTTCTATATTATAAATATCATCCAAATTTTTTAATTTTTTGGTATTGCCTGTTTGATTTTTTCCAAATTTGAAGTCTGAACCAACAACTATATGTTTAACACCTATCTTTTTTATCAAAATTCCATATATAAATTCTTTAAAAGTTAAATTAGAAAAATCTTTAGTGAATTTTTGTTCAAAATAGTAATCTAACCCTAATTTTTCTAATATTTTTATTTTTTGTCTTCTTGAAATTAAAAAAGAAGGCGATTTTTCAGGGGCTACAATTTCTAATGGATGAGGAAAAAATGAAAAAACTCCACTTTCCATATCTCTATTTTTGGCTATTTCGATAGTTTCATTAATTATTTTTTGATGTCCTTTATGTAAACCATCAAAAGAACCAATAGCAACCACTGTAGGTTTATTATGATATTTAGAAAATAAATTACTTTTTATTACTTCCATCAAAAATCATCCTATTTATCTAGATTTAATTAGAAAAACTCTAAGAGCCTTAGCTTTTTCTTTAGATTTTTTTACTTCATTTATAGAAATAAATTCATTCTGATTGCTATAAATTAAAACATTTTCATAATTTTCAATAATACTATTATCATCTACAAAATCATCAAAATCAAGAACAGCACCATTTATAGCTTTTTTATATGCTGTCTTTTTTAAAGTTAATTTGGGATAATCTAAAGGTTGGTCCATCGGTAGTAAAAAATCATCTGAATTATCAGCTATTTCTTTTTCAATCATTTTATAAGTATATGTATTTTTTAATAAAAATGGCCCTGATTTAGATCTAATTAAAAAAGTAAGATAAGCCCCACAATTCAGTTCATCCCCTAAATCACGAGCAAATGATCTTATATAAGTTCCTTTACTGCATTTAATTTTTATTCTTATCTTTGGTAAATTAATTGCTGTAATTTTTGCATTTTTGATATTTATTTTTCTTGCTTTCCTTTTTACCTTTTTTCCCTGCCGTGCTATTTTATATAATCTTTTACCATCTTTTTTTACAGCTGAATACATAGGAGGAAGCTGTTCTTTTTTTTCTGAAATTTTGTTTATTGCTTCTTTAATTTCAGTTAAAGATAAATCTAACCATTTATCACTTTCAGATAAAACTGTTCCTTCACTATCAAGAGTATCAGTTGTTTTTCCTAAAGTAATTTCAGCTATATATTCTTTATCATCTTCGGGTAAATAAGGTATTACTTTTGTTGCCCTACCAAAACAAATTGGCAAAACACCACAGGCCCTAGGATCCAGAGTTCCTGTATGTCCTGCTTTAGGATGATTTAATATTTTCTTAACTCTACCTATGGCTTTAAAAGAGCTGACTCCAGGTGGTTTTAATAAATTTATTATACCACTTCTTTTATACATGTTTTTGCACCTCTTTTATTACCATATCCTTTACTTCATCTAACTCTCCTTTTATTGTACACCCTGCAGCTCTGGGATGACCTCCTCCTGAAAATTTAGATGCAATTTCATTTACTTTACAATATTCATTAGATCGAAAACTTACTTTTATTTCATTTTCTTTTTCAGTAAAAGAGATTCCAACTTCTACATTTTTTATATCCCGAGCATAATTTACAATACTCATAGAATCAATTTCATCCATACCGGCTTCATCAAAACTATCTTTAGATGCTGTAAGCCAAGCTATTTTACCATCTTCACTTCTTTTTATAGTTGATAGTGCAAGCCCCTTAAATAATACAGATTTATAAGAATTTCTACTATAAAGCATTCTATTAATTTTATAAAGGTTTACACCTTTTTTCATAAGTTCAGTAGTTACTTCTAATACATCAATATTAGTATTACTATATCTAAAAGAACCTGTATCACCAATTATACCTGTTATAAGAGCTTCTCCTATTCTTAGGTCAACATCTATTTGCAAAATATTTGCTAAATCATAAACAATAAGAGCTGCTGCTGCTTTTTGAGGATTAACATAATTATAATCAGCAAAATTAGTATTATCTTCATGATGATCAATATTAAAAACAGGGAAAGAATCCAGATAATTCTTCCCCTGAGCTAATCGATCAGCATCTCCAGAATCAAGAGCAATAATATTATATTTTTTATCTTTTTGAAATTTAAATTCATCAAAAAATTGATAGTCATTTTCTCTTATATCAAGAAAGTCATAATCTTTAATATCTTCAGCTAATAATACAAGTGAGTTTTTATTAAGTTTATCTAAAATCCACTTTAAACCAAAAAGTGAGCCAATACAATCAGCATCAAAATCAATATGACCTATTAGTAGAAAATCATCTCTTTTTTTAATCAATTTTGCTATTGAATTTAAATCCATTATTAATTATTCCTCTCTTTTACTCATCGTTATTTTCTAGATTTGAACTGTTATTATTATCTGTATCTTCTTCTCTTACCTCTTTTATTAAATTAGATATATATACTCCATGTTCTATTGAGTCATCATATCTAAAAATAATTTTTGGAGTATGGTAAGTTGTAATTCTTTCTCCTACCAGTTTTCTGATAAAACCAGTAGCTTTTTCTAAACCAGCCATTGTTTCTTCTTTTTCAGTTTCATCACCATAAACACTAACAAAAACTTTTGCATGACGTAGATCTCCAGAAACTTCTACATCAGTTATAGAAACAAAGCCAATTCTTGGATCTTTTACTTCTCTTCTTATAATCTGGCTTACCTCTTCTTTTAAAAACTCTGCAACTTTTCTTTCTCTTTGTCCACTCATTTATATTCACCTCTAGAGAGTGCGTTTAATTTCTTTATAATAATAAATCTCCAAAATATCTCCAACTTTGATATCATTATAGCCTTCGATACCTACACCACACTCATATCCTTCTTTTACTTCTCTAACATCATCTTTAAATCTTTTTAATGAACTGATATCCCCTTCGTGGATAACTACTCCATCTCTTACTAATCGAACTTTATAATTTCTATTAATTTCTCCATTTTTAACATATACACCTGCAATAATACCTATATCAGGTACTTTAAATGTATCACGAACTTCAGCTCGTCCTGCTGTTACTTCTTTTAATTCAGGATCTAATAAGCCGGCCATAGCATCTTTGATTTCTTCGATTGCCTTATAGATAACCCGGTAAGTTCTGATTTCTACACTTTCCTTATCAGCAAGATTTTCCACTGCTGTACCTGGTCTTACATTAAACCCTATAATAATAGCATTTGATGCACTTGCAAGGTTAACATCAGTTTCATTTACTGCTCCAACCCCAGTATGAATTACATTTACAGTAACTTCATCAGTGGAAAGTTTGATAAGAGATTCTTTTAAAGCTTCAATAGAACCCTGTACATCAGCTTTAATAATTACATTTAATTCTTTTACTTCACCTTCCTGAATTTGATCATAAAGATCTTCTAAGCTTACCTTAGATTCCTGGTGAATTTCTCTTTGATGCTGTTCTTCACGGCGATCTTCAGCTATATTTCTTGCTTTTTTGGTATTTTTTAATACCTGAACAAAATCACCAGCAGAAGGCACATCAGAAAAACCTAATATTTCAACTGGAGTAGATGGCCCAGCTTTTTCAATACGTTTACCAGTTTCATCAAGCATAGCCCTTATTCTACCACTCGTTACTCCAGCTAATAGAGAATCTCCAACTTCCATACTACCATTTTTTATTAAAACAGTAGCTACTGGTCCTCTTCCTTTATCTAACTCAGCTTCTACAACTACACCTTCACCGGGGCGATTAGGATTAGATTTGATTTCTTCCATTTCTGATAAGAGAAGGATCATTTCTAATAGTTCGTCAATATTTTCTCCTTTTAGGGCAGATAATTCAACACAAATGGTATCTCCGCCCCATTCTTCAGGAACCAATTGATGTTCAGTCAACTCCTGTTTAACTCTATCAGGTTGAGCATTAGCTTTATCAATTTTGTTAATAGCTACAATTATTGGTACATCTGCGGCCTGAGCATGGTTTATTGCTTCAACAGTTTGAGGCATAATACCATCATCAGCGGCGACTACCAAAATTGCAATATCAGTAACTTTTGCTCCTCTTGCTCTCATAGCTGTAAATGCTTCATGACCGGGAGTATCTATAAAGGTAATATTTTTATTATCTATATTTACCTGATATGCACCAATATGTTGAGTTATTCCCCCTGCTTCACTTTCTGTCACTCTTGTTTTTCTAATCATATCAAGAAGAGTTGTTTTTCCATGATCAACATGTCCCATAACAGTTACAATAGGCGGCCTTAATTCTAGATCTTCAGGTTTGTCTTCAATTTCAGGACCCACTCTTTCTGGTTGATCTTCTTCCTCTTCTTCCATCTCTTCTTCAGAAATTATTTCAATATCAATATTTAATTCATCTGTTAATAATTCTAATGACTCTTTATCAAGTGAATGGTTAACATTTGCCATTACTCCAAGACCTATTAATTTTTTTATTAATTTATTTGCTGGATAATCTATTTCTTCAGCAAACTCTTTTACTGTAAGAGGAGTAACAACAACAGTTTTATCACTTTTTTCACTTTCCTCAACTTTTTTACTTTCTTCTGCCTGACTTGTTACAATTTCTTCTTTACTTTCTATATCAATGTCTTCCTTGCTTTTTTCACTATCTTCACTATACATATCACGTATTAAATCTGCTGTTTCTTCTTCAACTGTACTCATATGACTGGAAATTTCAATACCTAATTCCTGTAAAGCATTAACTAACTCTTTACTTTCCATTTCCAATTCATCAGCTAATTTATAAACTCTAATCTTACCCATTAATAACACCTCCGTATTTAATCAATCACTCATTATTTATCTCCTCCACTAATTTCTGATAAAGTTCATCAGATAAGTCTGTTTTTAAAGCTTTACTCAATTTTCCGTTTTCCCAGGCTTTATCAAGACATTCCTGATTTGGACATAAATACGCTCCTCTACCGGGAAGATTCCCGCGAGGATCAACTAAAATTTCATTTTTATTATTTACCACTCTTAATAATTCAACTTTATCTCTTCTAGCACCACAACCTACACACTGTCTAATTGGCGTCTCTCTCAATTATCTAAAACCTCCTGTTAGATTAAATTATTTATAATAAGCCAACAAGAACTATAATTCTTCTTCAGAATTATCTATTTCTTCAACTTCAGAATCTGTTTCTTCATCATCAAAAACATATTCAGACTCTTTTTTAATATCAACTTTCCAACCAGTTAATTTAGCTGCTAACCTGGCATTCTGTCCTTCTTTCCCTATTGCTAATGATAGCTGGAAATCCGGTACAATCACTTTTGCTTCCTGTGCTTCATCATCTGTTATTACTTTTAATACTTCAGCAGGATTTAAAGCATTAGCAATTAATTCAGCAGGGTCATCATTCCATTTTATAATATCAATTTTTTCACCATTTAATTGATCAACTACCGCCTGAACTCTCATACCTTTAGGTCCAACACAGGCCCCTACTGGATCAACATTTTCCTCATCAGAAGTTACAGCCATTTTAGATCTATAGCCAGCTTCTCTGGCTACTGCTTTAATTTCTACAGTACCATCAAAAATTTCAGGTACTTCTAATTCAAAAAGTCTTTTTAATAAACTGGGATGTGTTCTTGAAACAAGAATACGTGGGCCTTTAGTTGTAGTACTAACTTCAGCAATATATAATTTAATTCTTTTGCCTTTTTCATAAACTTCTCCTGGAATTTGTTCCGGAGGAGGCAAAATTGCTTCAGTTTTACCCATATCAATTAAAATATTATCATAATGAAAACGCTGGATGGTTCCCGTTATTAATTCTCCTTCTTTTCTTTTATAATGATCATAAATTACATCCCTTTCTGCTTCTCTAATTCTTTGCATAACTACCTGTTTAGCAGTTTGAGCTGCAATTCTTCCAAAATTATCAGGAGTAACCTCTTTTTCCAAAATATCTCCAACTTCATAATTTGGATCTTTTTCTTTAGCTTTTTCTAGAGGTATTTCAAAGTTTTCATTTTCTACCTCTTCAACTACTTTTTTACGAGAATAAACTTTGACTTCACCCTGATCACTATCTAACTCAACACGTACATTTTCTTTAGAGCCAAAATCTTTTTTATATGCAGAAAGTAGTGCACTTTCAATTGCCTCTAATAGAACTTCTTTTGAAATACCCTTGTCTTTTTCAATTTCATCAAGGGCATTAATGAATTCTAAATTCATTTATCAACTCCTCCTCATTTTACAAATAACAATAAATCTTTTTTGCAGTTTTCCTAAAAATCAAAAGTTAAATTCGCATGAGCAATTTTATTAAAGGGAATTTCAATCACTCCTTTTTTATCATCTATTATTACTTTATTATCCTCAAAATTAATCAATTCACCTCTAAATTCTTTTTTATCATCTATTGGAGCATAAGTATTAACTTCTATTAATTCACCTTTAAACCTTAAAAAATCTTCTTTATCAACTAAAGGTCTTTCTATTCCTGGAGATGAAACCTCAAGAATATACTGTTTATCTATAGGGTCTTTTCTATCTAATTCAGCACTTAAAAGTTTACTAATATCTTCACAATTTTTTAAAGTCAACTCACCATCTAAATTTTCTATAAAAACTCTTAAAATCCAATCTGATCCTTCTTTTTGATAATCAACATCCACTAAGTTTAAACCTTCAGTTTTAACTAATGGTTCAGCTAATTCTTTTACAATATCAACTACCCTACTCATTAAATAGCTCCTTTCATACAAACATATTCTTAAAAAAAGACCTGTGACAAAATCATTTTATATATTGAAAGAGTGGGTAAAAACCCACTCTCTACAGTACAATATCCTATATAACATCCTCTATTATTTTACCATAGTGTACCTTATCTTGCAAGTTTACCATAATGAAAGCTGATTTTTTTCAGGTAAGTCATCTAAACAACCATGGTCTGTTAAAACTTCGACAACTGTTTTAGTAACACTTGATCTATTGACAAGGTCTTCAACAGATTTATATTCTCTATTATTTCTACTTTCAACTATACTTTCTGCTGCACTATTACCCAATCCCTGAAGACTAATTAAGGGAGGTAAAAGTTTTCCTTCCTGTAATTTGAACTCATAAGCAGCAGATTCATAAAGATCTACATTTTTAAACTCAACCCCTCTTTGCATAGCTTCAATAACTATTTCTAAAACTGATAATGTTCCTTTTTCTTTTTGAGTTTTATCATTGCCCTTGTTTTCTAATTCTTCCATTTTCCTCTGAATATAATCAAATCCCTGACTTACCATTTCCGCATCAAAATCTCCAGCCTTAATGGAAAAATATGTTTTATAAAAAGCTTTTGGGTGATGAACTTTAAAATAAGCAATTCTAAAAGCCATCATTACATAAGCAGCAGCATGTGCTTTAGGAAACATATACTTTATTGTTTTACAAGACTTAATATACCAATCAGGAACATTATTATCTCTCATTGCTTTTTCTTCTTCCTCAGATAAACCTTTACCTTTTCTAACATGTTCCATTATCCAGAAAGCTTTAGAAGGCTCTATACCTTTTTGGAGCAAATAATTCATTATATCATCTCTTACAGATATAACTTCAGAAAGTTCTGCAGTATCATTTTTAATTAAATCCTGGGCATTATTAAGCCAGACATCAGTACCGTGAGAAAGTCCACTGATTCTTACAAGTTCAGCAAAAGTTGTTGGTTTGGTATCAACCAACATTTGCCTTACAAAACTCGTCCCAAACTCCGGTATACCTAATGTTCCTACTTTGGTCCCAATTTCTTCTTCTGTAACTCCTAATGCTTCATTTTTAGAAAATATACTCATAGTTTCTGGGTCATCTATTGGAATACTTTTGGGTTCAATCCCTGTAATATCCTGTAGCATTCTTAAAGAAGTCGGATCATCATGACCTAATAAATCCAATTTTAAAATTCTCCCACTTATTGAATGATAATCAAAGTGGGTAGTTAAAACATCCGTTTCCTGATCATTTGCTGGATGTTGGATTGGAGTAAAATCATGAATATCCATATTTTTAGGTACTACCATTAAACCACCGGGATGTTGACCGGTAGTTCTTCTAACACCAGTACAACCATCAACCAATCTATTTACTTCTGCTTTTCGTAAATTTAAATCTTTTTCATCTATATAACCTTTAACAAAGCCAAAGGCAGTTCTATCAGCAATTGTAGATATAGTACCTGCTCTATATACATATTCTTCTCCAAATAATTTTTCAGTTTCTTTATGAATTTTAGATTGATATTCTCCAGAAAAGTTAAGATCAATATCAGGAACTTTATCTCCTTTAAATCCCATAAAAACTTCAAAAGGAATATCAAAACCATCTTTTATATATTCAGTCCCACATTCTGGACATTTTTTATCAGGTAAATCAACTCCAACTCCCACTTTTTCCTCTGTAAAGAATTCTGATCTACTACATTCTGGGCATCTATAATGAGGAGGTAGTGGATTAACTTCAGTGATATCACACATAGTTGCTACTAATGA
Proteins encoded in this region:
- a CDS encoding deoxyribonuclease IV — protein: MRIGKHVSISGGLDKAVIRAKEINCNTLQIFVKNPRGWKLRKISEEEINKTKDNIKNMGMNPLVVHSSYLINLASPKKKLWEKSLNVLIKEYIRASKIGAQYLVLHPGNHTGSGIKNGIKKLYEGLNKLLEETNDNGPMILLENVAGAGTAIGSKFEELYDIITGVNNNDKIGVCFDTCHAFAAGYNIKNKKYLNKALDDFDKKIGLNKLKIIHINDSKHECSSKKDEHAHIGEGKIGKDGFELIINHNLLKDIPFILETPQFEGKDKDVEILWDLKN
- the truB gene encoding tRNA pseudouridine(55) synthase TruB encodes the protein MYKRSGIINLLKPPGVSSFKAIGRVKKILNHPKAGHTGTLDPRACGVLPICFGRATKVIPYLPEDDKEYIAEITLGKTTDTLDSEGTVLSESDKWLDLSLTEIKEAINKISEKKEQLPPMYSAVKKDGKRLYKIARQGKKVKRKARKINIKNAKITAINLPKIRIKIKCSKGTYIRSFARDLGDELNCGAYLTFLIRSKSGPFLLKNTYTYKMIEKEIADNSDDFLLPMDQPLDYPKLTLKKTAYKKAINGAVLDFDDFVDDNSIIENYENVLIYSNQNEFISINEVKKSKEKAKALRVFLIKSR
- the rpsO gene encoding 30S ribosomal protein S15, producing MLSKEEKQEIIEEYQREEGDTGSSEVQIALLTARISELTDHLKEHQNDHHSRRGLLKMVGKRKKLLRYLKNNDVERYRNLIKKLDIRG
- a CDS encoding JAB domain-containing protein, with amino-acid sequence MNINDFINSEVKKLIKNDIEEAEENEIFIIGDIDSESNKITSYELKARGNKNMTPALTNEVRPGQVLIHNHPSGDLRPSAADIRIASRLGQNGIGFAIIDNEVKEIYVVVEPKIPEKEKKLSKEKIIDIFSENGELASVLNDYEYRDEQIKVVEKVIEIFNNYGQSFIEAGTGTGKSFAYLIPALFWANYNNEKIVISTNTINLQEQLINKDLITLKKILPFSFKSVLVKGRSNYICLRKLKRFKDKSKDLLKDDKEKQMELSRIINWVEDTESGSRSEANFVIDREIWSEISSEGDLCLGTNCPFFSECFFMQARKEVYSADLLVVNHHLLLADARLKYDLNDESGVLPPYKNLIIDEAHN
- the pnp gene encoding polyribonucleotide nucleotidyltransferase, giving the protein MVKNWNYDLAGREFTFETGKLAKQANGSVMVRYGDSVVLVTATMSKPREGIDYLPLMVNYEERVYAIGKIPGSITRREGRPRDSATLNARLIDRPLRPLFPEGFRHDIQVIATVLSVDDDCEPDILAMNGASAALTLSDIPFAGPIAGVKVGLVDGELVINPKEEEQENSDLELTIAGTDDAVLMVEAGANEVSEEKMVEAIELAHKEIKKLVKLQKQMREEAGKEKYNFQKEELDQSIYTEVKNYAKDKMDKAVRTKDKKTRENNVDSVKEETKEYFEEKYKDNNELENILSHVSRSLEKILKNSIRSLIVNENIRPDGRKTDEIRPIWCEVGILPRAHGTGVFTRGQTQAMSVATLGASSDEQVLFGLGEEETKRYMHHYNFPPYSVGETNPLRSPGRREIGHGTLGEKALRPMLPSEKDFPYTLRVVSEVLESNGSTSQASICGSSLALMDAGVPLKKSVAGIAMGLLKENDEIRILSDIQGLEDHYGDMDFKVAGTKDGITALQMDIKIKGISVDIMKKALAQAKEGRLHILSKMNEVLAEPRQELSEYAPSMISMKIDPDKIGSVIGPGGKTINKIIDETDAKIDIEDDGSINILADDQENGEKAREMIEELTKDVEVGEIYEGKVKRVVNFGAFVEILPGKEGLVHISELADYHVKKVEDILKVGDTVPVKVIEIDNQDRINLSRKEALEDEDN
- a CDS encoding bifunctional riboflavin kinase/FAD synthetase, yielding MEVIKSNLFSKYHNKPTVVAIGSFDGLHKGHQKIINETIEIAKNRDMESGVFSFFPHPLEIVAPEKSPSFLISRRQKIKILEKLGLDYYFEQKFTKDFSNLTFKEFIYGILIKKIGVKHIVVGSDFKFGKNQTGNTKKLKNLDDIYNIETTIIPVIKKEASKISSTYIRKLIKEGKVNEVTKYLGRNYKLEGKVVTGEGRGRKLGIPTANLSLTTDYVLPPKGVYAAVAHHKNETYKAVVNFGEKPTFTNNDYTIEVHILDLDKDLYDEILEVELYEFIREEKGFSNKDDLISQIKTDILYTRNILC